The Hymenobacter sp. DG01 sequence TCGACCACGGTGCGGGCCCACCAGCACGCCAGCGGCGCGCGCAAAAAAACGGACCGCAGTCCCTCGGGCGCAGCCGCGGCGGGCTGACGACCAAAGTGCACGCCGTGGCCGACGCCCGCGGCCGGTCCGTGCGCCTGGGCTTGAGCGCGGGCCAGCGCCACGACGCCCCGCAGGCCTTGCCGCTGCTTGACGGGCTGGCCCCGGCTTACGTCATCGCCGACCGCGGCTACGATTCCGACCCGTTGGTGGCCGCCTTGGCCGCCCGCGGCACCCACGCCGTGATTCCGCCCCGGCGCAAGCGCCGATACCCGCGCCCTTTCGATGCGGCTCGCTACGCGCAGCGCCACCCCATCGAACGGCTGTTCAGCCGCCTCAAGCAGTTCCGCCGCGTAGCCACCCGCTATGACAAATTGGATGCGCATTTTTTAGCTTTTGTTCACCTGGCTGCAACCGTCCTGTGGTTGCGTGACTGTTAACAGTTCCTAGGCTCCCCTCCTCAT is a genomic window containing:
- a CDS encoding IS5 family transposase (programmed frameshift), with protein sequence METMLTDAQWARLAPLLPGRAGTSGGRGRDNRQFVEAVLWLARNGARWRALPAERGNWHTTYTRFQRWARAGIWARIFAAVQQDDALHTLLVDSTTVRAHQHASGARKKTDPQSLGRSRGGLTTKVHAVADARGRSVRLGLSAGQRHDAPQALPLLDGLAPAYVIADRGYDSDPLVAALAARGTHAVIPPRRKRRYPRPFDAARYAQRHPIERLFSRLKQFRRVATRYDKLDAHFLAFVHLAATVLWLRDC